The following are encoded in a window of Castanea sativa cultivar Marrone di Chiusa Pesio chromosome 5, ASM4071231v1 genomic DNA:
- the LOC142635781 gene encoding uncharacterized protein LOC142635781, with product MGRNMIENANGGTKDWKNISSILKNHETTNEHITNMNTWIDLELRLLKNKTIDRNVQEQIKKEKDHWKKVLLRIIAVVKNLGKNNLAFRGKNEKIYQENNGNFLSIIEMIAEFDPIMQEHVQRIQHGAIHNHYLGHNIQNEVIQLLANEIKSKIIKKIKEAKYFSIILDCTPDVSHQEQMTFILRCVDISISPIKIDEHFVEFLKVDNTSGKGLFNEIINAIKNLELDINDVRGQGYDNGSNMKGKKQGVQKRILDINSKAFYTPCGCHNLNLVLCDMANSCPKAISFFGVVQRIYTLFSSSTKRWKILQDNVMSLTLKPLSQTRWESRIESVKAIKFQILEIRDALLQLVKQVKIPKQKVKPIV from the exons atggggagaaaCATGATAGAAAATG CTAATGGAGGAACTAAGgattggaaaaatattagttctattcttaaaaatcaCGAAACAACCAATGAGCATATTACTAATATGAATACTTGGATTGATTTAGAACTAAGAttattgaagaataaaacaatTGATAGAAATGTCCAAGaacaaattaagaaagagaaagatcatTGGAAAAAAGTGTTATTAAGAATAATAGCGGTGGTAAAAAATCTTGGTAAAAATAATTTGGCATTCCGAGGAAAAAACGAAAAGATCTATCAAGAAAATAACggaaattttttaagtataattgaAATGATTGCAGAATTTGATCCAATAATGCAAGAACATGTTCAACGTATTCAACATGGTGCAATCCATAATCATTATCTTGGAcataatatacaaaatgaagtgatacaattattagcaaatgaaattaaaagtaaaattataaaaaagattaaagaagcAAAATACTTTTCAATTATACTTGATTGTACCCCTGATGTAAGTCATCAAGAACAAATGACTTTCATACTAAGATGTGTGGATATTTCAATAAGTCCGATAAAAATAGATGAACATTTTGTGGAATTTTTAAAGGTAGATAATACTTCTGGAAAAGGTCTTTTCAATGAAATtataaatgcaataaaaaatcttgaacttgatattaaTGATGTACGTGGACAAGGATATGATAATGGGTCTAATatgaaagggaaaaaacaaGGGGTACAAAAAAGAATTCTTGATATAAATTCTAAAGCATTTTACACACCATGTGGTTGTCATAATCTCAACCTTGTCCTATGTGATATGGCTAATTCTTGTCCTAAAGCTATATCTTTTTTTGGCGTAGTACAACGTATATACACACTATTTTCTTCTTCCACAAAGCGATGGAAAATTTTACAAGATAATGTAATGAGTTTAACTCTTAAGCCATTGTCACAAACACGTTGGGAAAGTCGAATTGAAAGTGTGAaagcaataaaatttcaaattctagaAATAAGAGATGCTTTGTTACAACTCGTTAAACAAGTGAAgatcccaaaacaaaaagtgaaGCCGATTGTTTAG